The following DNA comes from Leifsonia sp. 1010.
TCGCCGGCGTGAACCTGGAGGACTCCGCCGGCGGTCATCTCGTCGACCCCGCCATCCCCGCGGCCAAAATCGCGGCGACCTCGCGGAGCGCGCCCGGGGTGTTCGTGAACGCCCGCGTCGACTCCTACTGGTTCCACGAGGAGGCGACCGTCGACGCCGTCGCCGAGCGTGCGAAGCGGTACGCCGACGCCGGAGCCGACGGCATCTTCGTGCCGGGCGTCTCGGACCCGGCGACGATCGAGCAGCTGGCGGCGGCCATCCCGCTTCCGCTCAACGTGCTCGTCGTTCCCGGGCTGAGCCTCGACCGCTTGGGCGAACTGGGCGTGCGGCGCGTCAGCACGGGCTCCTTGCCGTACCGGGTCGCGATCGACGCGGCGGTGGATGTCGCTGCCGCGGTGCGTGACGGCCGCGACCTCCCGACGGCGACCTCCTACGCGGAGGCGCAGCAGCGGCTGATCGACTTCGTGCAAGCGGCGCCGGAGCCGTGAGGCTCCGACGCCGCCCGTCGTCCGTTCCCGGTGTCGGCTACTTCGCGCCGAGCCCGGTCTGGCGCTTCGCGATCGACGGTGCCGCACCGACGAACTTCGCCAGTGTGACGGTGTCGACGTTCGGCCCGTACGCCGTGGCGTTGCCGAGGCTGAGCGCGCCGCTGTCGGTCGAGAGCGTCACCGGGACCGTCTTGTCCCAATAGCTGCTCCACGAGTAGTTGTGGCGGAAAGCGGCGCGGGTGGTGGCTCCGCCGGCCTCTGTCACATCCAGGAAACGGCTGATCACCTGCGGGTTGTAGTTGATCGCCGCCGACTTGTCGGCATTGGCTGCTCCGATGACGAGCTGGTAGTCGCCCGCCGCGAAGCCGCTCGGCCGCGGCACGGTCAGCGTGTTCGCCGGGCCGTTTCCGAGGTAGCCGACATGGCGGACCACGCCCTGCGCATCCGCGGATCCGTTCGAGCCGGCCGGATCGGTCTGCACGACCGCGGCGCCGGACAGGGGCAGAGCCTCGGCCTCGCTGCGGAAGACGAGAGCCGCATCCGCGTCGGACGCCTTCTGCGCCGCACCCCGGATCGTCGACACAT
Coding sequences within:
- a CDS encoding isocitrate lyase/phosphoenolpyruvate mutase family protein; this translates as MTFHELHDGDRPLLLPNAWDVGSAIAFAAAGFPAIGTTSFGVNAASGRPDAEGASREATLALVARITALPVYISADIEDGFSDDPEEVAEFVAGLGVAGVNLEDSAGGHLVDPAIPAAKIAATSRSAPGVFVNARVDSYWFHEEATVDAVAERAKRYADAGADGIFVPGVSDPATIEQLAAAIPLPLNVLVVPGLSLDRLGELGVRRVSTGSLPYRVAIDAAVDVAAAVRDGRDLPTATSYAEAQQRLIDFVQAAPEP